Proteins encoded in a region of the Isosphaeraceae bacterium EP7 genome:
- a CDS encoding DUF1549 and DUF1553 domain-containing protein translates to MRPSRHPRWLLGLAGFALAWGVVCPEADAQSGRGRARAKPPASAKAKEAGPEDEIDRMIREAWDESKIKPSRVAPDSEFMRRAYLDLLGRIPNIREATAFLESKEPAKRAKLVDYLLEHPDYAQNFANQWSVLLIGRNRQERTVDRVALKTWLRRQFAENKPWNEVARELIVAKGSNKQNGAVNFTLAHLEFEKVPLTSITTRVFLGQQIQCTQCHDHPSNDWKQADFWGINAFFKGLKPPKPIPRTDENGATVEDEYELIEERTDAYSTFERRNAEIRIVFPTFLDGKKISQDADVDRRESLGNFITDKSNRDFSKAFVNRIWGHLMGRGFVHPLDDFGPHNPPSHPELLDKLGDEFIAGGYDIKALIRRIASTQTYNLTSATIPNNEKDETLFSHMTLKPMNPEQLFDSLLMATSAQKAGGTGDNDRLRADWYRQFEFAFSTDEGDEGSSFQGTIPQALMMMNGDLMAKAVGGKSGSFLGDLKERAALQNEASADAYIVNQLYLAALGRTPTPKEMSMGRGFLGNFPDTIAVMEDMFWALLNSNEFILNR, encoded by the coding sequence ATGCGACCGAGTCGTCACCCTCGTTGGTTGCTGGGGCTGGCCGGATTCGCGCTCGCCTGGGGCGTGGTCTGTCCCGAAGCCGATGCGCAGTCGGGCCGCGGCCGTGCCCGGGCCAAGCCGCCCGCGTCTGCGAAGGCAAAAGAGGCGGGGCCCGAGGACGAGATCGACCGGATGATCCGGGAGGCCTGGGATGAGTCCAAGATCAAGCCGTCCAGGGTGGCGCCCGACTCCGAGTTCATGCGCCGGGCCTATCTCGACCTGTTGGGCCGGATCCCCAATATCCGCGAGGCCACGGCGTTCCTGGAATCGAAGGAACCGGCCAAGCGGGCCAAATTAGTCGATTATCTGCTTGAGCACCCCGACTACGCCCAGAACTTCGCCAACCAGTGGTCGGTGCTGCTGATCGGTCGCAACCGACAGGAGCGGACGGTGGACCGGGTCGCCTTGAAGACCTGGCTGCGAAGGCAGTTCGCCGAGAACAAGCCCTGGAACGAGGTGGCCCGCGAGTTGATCGTGGCCAAGGGGTCGAACAAGCAGAACGGGGCGGTCAACTTCACGCTGGCGCATCTCGAATTCGAGAAGGTGCCGCTGACGTCGATCACCACCCGGGTCTTCCTCGGCCAGCAGATCCAGTGCACCCAGTGCCACGACCACCCGTCGAACGACTGGAAGCAGGCCGATTTCTGGGGGATCAACGCCTTCTTCAAGGGCCTGAAGCCACCGAAACCGATCCCCAGGACCGACGAGAATGGCGCCACAGTCGAGGACGAGTACGAGTTGATCGAGGAGCGGACCGACGCTTACTCGACCTTCGAGCGCCGGAACGCCGAGATCCGGATCGTCTTCCCGACGTTCCTCGACGGAAAGAAGATCAGCCAGGACGCGGACGTCGACCGTCGCGAGTCGCTGGGCAACTTCATCACCGACAAGTCGAACCGCGACTTCTCCAAGGCGTTCGTCAACCGGATCTGGGGCCACCTGATGGGCCGCGGATTCGTGCATCCCCTGGACGACTTCGGGCCGCACAATCCGCCCAGCCACCCCGAGCTGCTGGACAAGCTGGGCGACGAGTTCATCGCGGGGGGCTACGACATCAAGGCCCTGATCCGGCGGATCGCATCGACCCAGACGTACAACCTGACCAGCGCCACGATCCCCAACAATGAGAAGGACGAGACCCTCTTCTCGCACATGACGCTGAAGCCGATGAACCCCGAGCAACTGTTCGACTCGCTTTTGATGGCCACCTCGGCGCAGAAAGCGGGGGGGACCGGCGACAACGACAGGCTGCGAGCCGACTGGTATCGCCAGTTCGAGTTCGCCTTCTCGACCGACGAGGGGGACGAAGGGTCGAGCTTCCAGGGGACGATTCCGCAAGCCCTGATGATGATGAACGGCGACCTGATGGCGAAGGCCGTCGGCGGTAAGTCGGGGAGCTTCCTGGGCGACCTGAAGGAACGTGCGGCCTTGCAGAACGAGGCGTCCGCGGACGCATATATCGTCAACCAGCTCTATCTGGCCGCGCTGGGCCGGACGCCGACGCCCAAGGAGATGTCGATGGGCCGCGGATTCCTGGGGAACTTCCCCGACACGATCGCGGTCATGGAAGACATGTTCTGGGCCTTGCTCAACTCGAACGAGTTCATCCTGAATCGCTGA
- the glgB gene encoding 1,4-alpha-glucan branching protein GlgB encodes MSLMTPPGPATSPEEIDLIVHAAHWDPFSVLGQHEVGGKSGKTVVTRAFLPEASKAWLVDLRDGEPGIRRPMQRLHPDGFFVDVAVDDSARFPYRLAVENHDGHTWEFVDPYQFGPVMGDLDVHLLGEGTHYRNFERLGAHLISHEGFRGVHFAVWAPNAERVSIIGDFNHWDGRRHTMRSRGAAGLWELFIPDLVEGEVYKFEIKSRVNGYLVQKADPYGFYAEMRPKTASRVWDLNHYTWRDETWMEERLVRQGLDAPISIYEIHLGSWKRVAEEGDRFLTYLEMADHLIEYLGHTGFTHVELMPITEYPFDGSWGYQPVGYFAPTARYGTPDEFREFVDRLHQAGYGVILDWVPAHFPRDIHGLGFFDGTHLYEHEDPRLGEHRDWGTKIFNYGRAEVRNYLFGNALFWMEKYHIDGIRVDAVASMLYLDYSREPGDWVPNKFGGRENLEAIDFLRKLNEVCHLEHPGVLTIAEESTSWPGVSRPVYLDGLGFSLKWNMGWMNDTLSYFEHDPIHRKFHHSMLTFSMIYAFNENFMLPMSHDEVVHGKSSLVSKMPGDDWQKFANLRLLYGYMFAHPGKKLLFMGDEFAQREEWSHQKSLDWHLLQWDDHQGILRLICDLNAIYKREPSLHEVDFNWNGFEWLELHDSENSVMAFLRRAKDTQDFVVVVCNFTPVVRVGYRVGVPRAGTYRELLNTDSGFYSGSNVGNQGGVDAVEGEVAGRPYHLPLTLPPLGVLILKPE; translated from the coding sequence ATGTCATTGATGACCCCTCCCGGACCTGCAACCTCCCCCGAAGAGATCGACCTCATCGTGCACGCGGCGCACTGGGATCCGTTCTCAGTGCTGGGACAGCACGAGGTCGGCGGCAAGTCGGGCAAGACGGTCGTCACTCGTGCGTTCCTGCCCGAGGCCTCCAAGGCCTGGCTGGTCGACCTGCGCGATGGCGAGCCGGGCATTCGCCGGCCGATGCAACGGCTCCACCCCGACGGCTTTTTCGTTGACGTGGCGGTCGATGACTCGGCCCGATTCCCCTACCGCCTGGCGGTCGAGAATCACGACGGCCACACCTGGGAGTTTGTCGACCCCTACCAGTTCGGCCCCGTGATGGGCGACCTGGACGTGCACTTGCTCGGCGAGGGTACGCACTATCGCAACTTTGAGCGATTGGGTGCGCACCTGATTTCCCACGAAGGGTTCCGCGGGGTCCACTTCGCCGTCTGGGCGCCCAACGCCGAGCGGGTCAGCATCATCGGCGACTTCAATCACTGGGACGGCCGCCGCCACACCATGAGGAGCCGGGGCGCTGCGGGGCTCTGGGAGCTCTTCATCCCCGACTTGGTCGAGGGCGAGGTCTACAAGTTCGAGATCAAGAGCCGGGTCAACGGCTACCTCGTCCAGAAGGCCGACCCTTACGGATTCTACGCCGAGATGCGGCCCAAGACGGCGTCGAGGGTCTGGGACCTCAACCATTACACCTGGCGTGATGAAACCTGGATGGAGGAGCGCCTCGTCCGCCAGGGTCTCGACGCGCCGATCTCCATCTACGAGATCCACCTCGGGTCCTGGAAGCGCGTCGCCGAGGAAGGGGATCGCTTCCTCACCTATCTCGAGATGGCCGACCACCTGATCGAGTATCTGGGGCATACCGGGTTCACTCACGTCGAGCTGATGCCGATCACCGAGTACCCGTTCGACGGGAGCTGGGGCTATCAGCCGGTCGGTTACTTCGCCCCCACGGCGCGCTACGGAACGCCCGACGAGTTTCGCGAGTTCGTCGATCGCCTGCACCAGGCGGGCTACGGCGTGATCCTCGACTGGGTTCCCGCGCACTTCCCGCGCGATATCCACGGGCTCGGCTTCTTCGACGGCACGCACCTGTACGAGCACGAAGACCCCAGGCTCGGCGAGCATCGCGACTGGGGGACGAAGATCTTCAATTACGGCCGGGCCGAGGTGCGCAATTACCTCTTCGGCAACGCCCTCTTCTGGATGGAGAAGTACCACATCGACGGCATCCGCGTGGACGCGGTCGCCTCGATGCTCTACCTCGACTATTCGCGCGAGCCCGGCGATTGGGTGCCGAACAAATTCGGCGGCCGAGAGAACCTGGAGGCGATCGACTTCCTGCGCAAGCTCAACGAGGTCTGCCACCTGGAGCACCCGGGGGTCCTGACCATCGCCGAGGAGTCGACGAGCTGGCCGGGCGTGTCGCGCCCCGTGTATCTCGACGGGCTGGGCTTCAGCCTGAAATGGAACATGGGCTGGATGAACGACACCCTCTCCTACTTCGAGCACGACCCGATCCACCGCAAGTTCCATCACTCGATGCTGACGTTCAGCATGATCTACGCGTTCAATGAGAACTTCATGCTGCCGATGTCGCACGACGAGGTCGTGCACGGCAAGTCGTCGCTCGTCTCCAAGATGCCGGGCGACGACTGGCAGAAGTTCGCCAACCTCCGCCTGTTGTATGGGTATATGTTCGCCCACCCCGGCAAGAAGCTCCTCTTCATGGGCGACGAGTTCGCCCAGCGCGAGGAGTGGTCACATCAAAAAAGCCTGGACTGGCACCTGCTCCAGTGGGACGACCACCAGGGGATCTTGCGCCTGATCTGCGACCTGAACGCGATCTACAAGCGCGAGCCGTCGCTGCACGAGGTGGACTTCAACTGGAACGGGTTCGAGTGGCTGGAGCTGCACGACTCGGAGAACAGCGTGATGGCCTTCCTCCGGAGGGCCAAGGACACGCAGGACTTCGTTGTCGTCGTCTGCAACTTCACGCCGGTCGTGCGGGTCGGTTATCGCGTGGGCGTGCCCAGGGCGGGGACTTACAGGGAGTTACTCAACACCGACTCGGGGTTCTACAGCGGGTCGAACGTGGGCAACCAGGGCGGGGTCGACGCCGTGGAAGGTGAGGTTGCCGGTCGGCCCTATCACCTCCCCCTGACGCTGCCGCCGCTGGGCGTGCTCATCCTGAAGCCGGAATGA
- a CDS encoding RNA polymerase sigma factor, whose product MASLGGGSVLGRVQRLFGHGTVAGLGERELLDRFVAARDEGAFEALLDRFGPMVMGVCRRALDDPHDVDDAFQATFLVLVVRARTIRDGDRLGPWLHGVATKVASRARIQGRQRRRREAGDAEGLMGEVPVEVERSELRAVLDEELERLPESYRQPIILCYLQGQTHDEAAARLRWPVGTVRSRMARGRDLLRGRLERRGMALSTAALFLETEVGPATASAALIRATLEAAMRVAAGKTIAAGMVSAAVLTLAQGVTTTMTMSTFTWTAGIVLALGLAGGGIGVAALQDNAGAQVPGDEPSVEELKTQLHEARQELADSHRREAELARSVETLQGRLDTASTRTRTQPKAGAATGKTRGLATAPGGEQNDQDLETAQASRGTPKDEAKPGRGQARNSREGMPGMGMQAMMRMTGRQQGIPGGEQNNQDLESEQVSEDTPKDEAKAGSGMRGMMMGRQPGMTMGGAMRGMPGGMGMMGGEGMSMPGMGMMGMMGGGGMSMSGKPPGYVSGGSIFTMVKPRDGKFWAYSLESGVWDAYTLPPGVSKVVPVVDGKVAMLMMEGPRITQVAAFSGQSGKWIPQDLREPATKVTPIVVGGLNAVYIVGRFVYAFGVEASAWGVLELEEGAKPGPMIGRDSVTLEHGGKLHIFSGKLAKWSSIEIKAPD is encoded by the coding sequence ATGGCCAGCTTGGGTGGCGGATCGGTCTTAGGCCGGGTCCAACGACTGTTCGGGCACGGGACCGTGGCCGGATTGGGCGAGCGCGAGCTGCTGGATCGGTTCGTGGCGGCCCGGGACGAGGGGGCGTTCGAGGCGCTCCTGGATCGATTCGGGCCGATGGTGATGGGGGTCTGTCGGCGTGCGCTCGACGACCCGCACGACGTGGACGACGCGTTCCAGGCGACGTTCCTGGTCCTGGTTGTCCGCGCCCGAACGATCCGCGACGGCGACCGGCTCGGCCCCTGGCTGCACGGGGTTGCGACCAAGGTAGCGTCCCGTGCCCGGATTCAGGGGCGACAGCGACGGCGGCGCGAGGCCGGCGACGCGGAGGGCCTGATGGGCGAGGTGCCCGTTGAGGTCGAGCGGAGCGAGCTTCGGGCGGTGCTCGACGAAGAACTGGAGCGGCTCCCCGAGTCGTACCGCCAGCCGATTATTCTCTGCTACCTGCAAGGCCAGACCCACGACGAGGCCGCCGCCCGCCTGCGCTGGCCGGTCGGCACCGTCCGCAGCCGGATGGCCCGGGGCCGCGACCTGCTGCGGGGCCGCCTGGAACGGCGAGGGATGGCCCTGTCGACGGCCGCCCTGTTCCTGGAAACCGAGGTCGGCCCGGCGACGGCCTCGGCCGCCCTGATCCGAGCCACGCTGGAGGCCGCGATGCGCGTCGCGGCCGGCAAGACGATCGCCGCCGGGATGGTCTCGGCGGCCGTGCTAACCCTTGCGCAAGGAGTGACGACGACCATGACCATGAGCACATTCACATGGACCGCCGGAATCGTGCTGGCCCTGGGCCTCGCCGGCGGCGGGATCGGCGTGGCGGCCTTGCAGGATAACGCCGGTGCGCAGGTCCCGGGCGACGAGCCTTCGGTCGAGGAGTTAAAGACGCAGCTCCACGAGGCCAGGCAAGAGCTGGCCGACTCGCATCGACGCGAGGCGGAACTGGCCCGCTCGGTCGAGACGCTTCAAGGTCGGCTCGATACCGCGTCCACGCGAACAAGGACGCAACCGAAAGCCGGCGCAGCGACGGGAAAGACGCGAGGGTTGGCGACTGCTCCCGGAGGCGAGCAGAACGATCAGGACCTTGAAACGGCGCAGGCTTCCAGGGGCACGCCCAAGGATGAGGCCAAGCCGGGAAGAGGCCAGGCCAGGAACTCGCGTGAGGGCATGCCCGGCATGGGAATGCAGGCGATGATGCGCATGACGGGCCGTCAACAGGGGATTCCTGGGGGCGAGCAGAACAACCAGGACCTTGAGAGTGAGCAGGTCTCGGAGGACACGCCCAAGGATGAGGCCAAGGCTGGGAGTGGAATGAGGGGGATGATGATGGGCCGTCAGCCGGGGATGACCATGGGCGGCGCCATGAGAGGAATGCCGGGCGGCATGGGGATGATGGGTGGCGAAGGCATGAGCATGCCCGGAATGGGAATGATGGGCATGATGGGCGGCGGAGGCATGAGCATGAGTGGGAAGCCACCCGGCTACGTGTCCGGTGGCTCAATCTTCACGATGGTGAAGCCGCGTGACGGAAAGTTCTGGGCTTACAGCCTGGAGTCGGGCGTTTGGGACGCCTACACGCTTCCTCCGGGTGTCAGCAAGGTCGTGCCTGTCGTCGACGGCAAGGTCGCGATGCTGATGATGGAAGGGCCCAGGATCACGCAGGTTGCCGCATTCTCCGGCCAATCAGGGAAATGGATTCCTCAAGACTTGCGCGAGCCCGCGACGAAGGTCACGCCGATCGTCGTAGGTGGCTTGAATGCGGTCTACATCGTGGGCCGGTTCGTCTACGCCTTCGGCGTCGAGGCGTCGGCCTGGGGGGTGCTCGAGCTGGAAGAGGGGGCCAAGCCGGGCCCGATGATCGGCCGTGACTCGGTGACGCTCGAACACGGCGGGAAGTTGCACATCTTCAGCGGCAAGCTCGCCAAGTGGTCGAGCATCGAGATCAAGGCGCCCGATTGA
- a CDS encoding ABC transporter ATP-binding protein codes for MKNFARLVRFSWPYRVRFALSLFCAMLVGLLWGANLSVALPLMKILFYNQNCQIWINDQIDSSELERARLSGRLEELDNITRLSAANRRDELSDHFQTVRAEHEALSDGLRDDVSGIDLIGPQPPALVEATVGEIAQLNARKRAFAVIEARLDELKRSAKKTEDGDHSDIETRRDKLNHDKADAETWLRRYQWCQPFIQRYLPDDAFRTLLLIIGVVMASVALKGLFLFFQEVLVADIVQLCLFDIRNKFYRRTMALDLAHFSKQNSADLIARFTNDMESVGQGLSTVLGRVIREPLRALNCLGIALWLNWRLTLLALVVLPISVATANRAGRVMKRAVRKSLESMSNIYKILQETFQGISVVKAYTTERRERRRFFLETKALYKKAVRVATIDAMSDPVLEQLALTTVSIALLAGSYLVLRRTTFLDLGFIKLQLANKPPAIEDLLYFYVTLAGISDPVRKMANVHSKIQRAAAAADRICVLMDREPEVKTRPGSVRMGRHLRGIEFEDVAFRYDQGEPVLRGLSLNVKHGETIALVGPNGCGKSTLMNLIPRFYDVTGGSIRIDGHDVRDIHPRSLRGQVAVVLQETILFEDTVANNIAYGRRDATRDEIIDAAKRSYAHQFISAMPEGYETMVGARGAGLSGGQRQRIALARAMLRDPAILILDEATSAVDIQDEALIRKAIEEFSRGRTTFLITHSLSSLQFADRIVLMNGGKIDAVGTEAELRRTSPLFRKLHEIHFQRESA; via the coding sequence ATGAAGAATTTCGCCCGCCTCGTGCGGTTCTCCTGGCCCTACCGAGTCAGGTTCGCTCTCTCGCTCTTTTGCGCGATGCTGGTGGGTCTGCTCTGGGGGGCGAATCTCAGCGTGGCCCTGCCGCTGATGAAGATTCTCTTCTACAACCAGAATTGCCAGATCTGGATCAACGACCAGATCGACTCCAGCGAGCTGGAGCGCGCCCGGCTGAGTGGACGCCTGGAAGAGCTGGACAACATCACGCGTCTGTCGGCGGCAAACCGCCGGGACGAGTTGTCGGATCACTTCCAGACGGTCAGGGCCGAGCACGAAGCCCTCTCTGATGGGCTTCGCGACGACGTGAGCGGCATCGACCTGATCGGCCCGCAGCCGCCGGCGCTGGTCGAAGCAACGGTGGGCGAGATCGCGCAGCTGAACGCCAGGAAGCGCGCGTTCGCCGTGATCGAGGCCCGACTCGACGAGCTGAAGCGGTCGGCGAAGAAGACCGAGGACGGCGACCATTCGGACATCGAGACCCGTCGGGACAAGCTCAATCACGACAAGGCCGATGCCGAGACCTGGCTGAGGCGCTATCAGTGGTGCCAGCCATTCATCCAGCGCTACCTGCCGGATGACGCCTTCCGGACGCTTCTTCTGATCATCGGCGTGGTGATGGCCAGCGTCGCGCTGAAGGGGCTCTTCCTCTTCTTCCAGGAAGTTCTGGTTGCCGACATCGTGCAGCTCTGCCTGTTCGATATCCGCAACAAATTCTACCGACGGACGATGGCGCTCGACCTGGCCCACTTCTCGAAGCAGAACTCGGCCGACCTGATCGCCAGGTTCACCAACGACATGGAGTCGGTGGGCCAGGGCTTGAGCACGGTCCTGGGCCGGGTGATCCGCGAGCCCTTGCGGGCGCTCAACTGCCTGGGGATCGCGCTCTGGCTGAACTGGCGGCTGACGCTACTGGCCCTGGTCGTGCTGCCGATCTCGGTGGCGACGGCCAATCGCGCCGGGCGGGTGATGAAGCGTGCCGTCCGGAAGTCTCTGGAGAGCATGTCCAACATCTACAAGATCCTCCAGGAGACCTTCCAGGGGATCAGCGTGGTGAAGGCGTACACCACCGAACGACGCGAGCGGCGGCGGTTCTTCCTGGAGACGAAGGCGCTCTACAAGAAGGCCGTGCGGGTGGCGACGATCGACGCGATGTCCGACCCGGTCCTCGAACAGCTCGCCCTGACGACGGTGAGCATCGCGCTGCTGGCGGGCTCCTACCTGGTGCTCCGGCGGACGACGTTCCTGGACCTGGGGTTCATCAAGCTCCAACTCGCCAACAAGCCGCCCGCGATCGAGGACCTGCTCTACTTCTACGTGACGCTGGCGGGCATCTCCGACCCGGTGCGGAAGATGGCCAACGTGCACTCGAAGATCCAGCGTGCCGCGGCGGCCGCCGACCGGATTTGCGTCCTGATGGACCGCGAGCCCGAGGTGAAGACCAGGCCGGGCTCGGTTCGGATGGGCAGGCACCTGCGGGGCATCGAGTTCGAAGACGTCGCGTTCCGGTATGACCAGGGCGAGCCGGTCCTGAGGGGCCTCAGCCTGAACGTCAAGCACGGCGAGACGATCGCGCTGGTGGGTCCCAACGGCTGCGGCAAGTCCACCCTGATGAACCTGATCCCACGGTTCTACGACGTCACCGGCGGCTCGATCCGGATCGACGGCCACGACGTCCGGGACATCCACCCGAGGAGCCTGCGAGGCCAGGTGGCCGTGGTGCTCCAGGAGACGATCCTGTTCGAGGATACGGTGGCGAACAACATCGCCTACGGGCGGCGTGACGCGACCCGCGACGAGATCATCGACGCGGCCAAAAGGTCGTACGCCCACCAGTTCATCTCGGCGATGCCCGAGGGGTACGAGACGATGGTCGGGGCCCGAGGGGCCGGGCTGTCGGGCGGCCAGAGGCAGCGGATCGCGCTGGCCAGGGCGATGCTGCGTGACCCCGCGATCCTGATCCTGGACGAGGCCACCAGCGCCGTGGATATCCAGGACGAGGCCCTGATCCGCAAGGCGATCGAGGAATTCTCCCGGGGCCGCACGACGTTCCTGATCACCCACAGCCTGAGCTCGCTCCAGTTCGCCGACCGGATCGTGCTGATGAACGGCGGGAAGATCGACGCGGTGGGCACCGAGGCCGAGCTGCGACGGACCTCCCCCTTGTTCCGCAAGCTGCACGAGATCCACTTTCAGCGCGAGAGCGCCTGA
- a CDS encoding serine hydrolase domain-containing protein: protein MNSRAVATPSCRGLASFALVAALLFVVTSHASGEGVALEEVARDYATSHNFHGTILVERRGVTLFHRSFGLADREFDIPVQDDTKFRIASITKAFTSVLILQLNEQGKLDLNAPFGTYLPRHSGPGAGAITIHHLLNHTSGLANYDTLLTDEEAGKKGLELYQLPHTTEQLLDELARGKPVNEPGKKFDYNNADYVILGKVIEALDGRPYEVVLADRILTPLGMSDSGMIHHGKITKKLARTYWRPKGSEELTNDWPMYPENWYAAGAMYSTATDLKKFADALFGGILLKPDSLDRMLKPGLDNYGYGAWVRGLDVGGKPDKVFERYGSIQGANSLLSHRMDADITVILLSNTNMTDLGEFSSRLGDAAASHAKD from the coding sequence ATGAATTCACGCGCTGTCGCAACCCCGTCGTGTCGCGGACTCGCTTCGTTTGCGCTCGTCGCGGCCCTCCTCTTCGTCGTCACCTCACACGCTTCGGGAGAGGGCGTGGCGCTCGAAGAAGTCGCGCGTGACTATGCGACGAGTCACAACTTTCACGGGACGATCCTGGTCGAGCGTCGGGGAGTGACGCTCTTCCACCGGAGCTTCGGGCTCGCCGACCGCGAGTTCGACATCCCCGTCCAGGACGACACGAAATTCCGTATCGCGTCGATCACCAAGGCCTTCACGTCGGTGCTGATCCTCCAGCTCAATGAGCAGGGGAAGCTCGACCTGAATGCCCCCTTCGGCACCTACCTCCCGCGCCATTCTGGCCCGGGGGCCGGCGCGATCACGATCCACCATCTCCTGAACCACACATCGGGCCTGGCGAATTATGACACCTTGTTGACGGACGAGGAGGCCGGGAAGAAAGGCCTGGAACTCTACCAGTTGCCCCACACGACCGAACAGCTCCTCGACGAACTCGCCCGGGGCAAGCCCGTCAACGAACCCGGGAAGAAATTCGACTATAACAATGCCGACTATGTGATCCTGGGCAAGGTGATCGAGGCCCTCGATGGCAGGCCCTACGAAGTCGTGCTCGCGGATCGGATCCTGACCCCGCTCGGGATGTCCGATTCGGGGATGATCCATCACGGCAAGATCACCAAGAAGCTCGCGAGGACCTACTGGCGGCCGAAGGGGTCTGAGGAACTGACGAACGACTGGCCGATGTATCCCGAGAATTGGTACGCCGCCGGCGCCATGTATTCGACAGCGACCGACCTCAAGAAGTTCGCCGATGCCCTCTTCGGCGGAATACTCCTGAAGCCCGACTCACTCGACCGGATGCTGAAGCCGGGCCTGGACAATTATGGATACGGGGCTTGGGTCAGGGGCCTGGACGTCGGCGGGAAGCCGGACAAGGTCTTCGAGCGATATGGCAGCATCCAGGGTGCGAATAGCCTCCTTTCCCATCGGATGGACGCGGACATCACCGTGATCTTGCTGAGCAACACCAACATGACGGATCTGGGTGAATTCTCGTCCCGACTGGGCGACGCGGCCGCCTCGCACGCGAAGGATTGA
- a CDS encoding DUF1501 domain-containing protein, with amino-acid sequence MGGSDRLIVPSGMSRRHFMGHLATSAMALPAIQFAGALQTNAQQAARNQKHCIVLWMSGGPSHLDLWDLKPDSPKGNGGPFKPIATSAQGVQISEHLPTVAKQMKHLSIIRSLDSKEGNHDRGTYMMHTGWAPNPTVVHAGFGSVCSYELGSKLDKFDLPHCISINSPGQSAGFLGMGHSPFMVQNPTAPVANLRPPAGVDADRMGRRFEMLKLVENNFASQRRGQAAIDHRSVYDKTFRMMSSRHTKSLSLDSETDAVKERYGKNSFGAGCLMARKLVETGVTYVEVSLGGWDTHQNAFETLSERLMPELDKGMGALVEDLAASGMLENTMVVWMGEFGRTPRINQDGGRDHWSRSWSMVMGGGGLKGGQVIGSTDADGVDVTDRPVGVMDVIATMTKTMGINLATEYTTPRGRPMKVVDGGAPIKELI; translated from the coding sequence ATGGGCGGATCGGACCGACTGATCGTACCGAGCGGCATGAGCCGGCGGCACTTCATGGGCCACCTGGCGACCTCCGCGATGGCCTTGCCGGCCATCCAGTTCGCCGGCGCGCTCCAGACCAACGCGCAGCAGGCGGCGCGCAACCAGAAACACTGCATCGTCTTATGGATGAGCGGCGGCCCCAGCCACCTGGACCTCTGGGACCTGAAGCCCGACAGCCCGAAAGGCAATGGCGGGCCGTTCAAGCCGATCGCGACCTCGGCGCAAGGGGTGCAAATCAGCGAGCACCTGCCCACGGTCGCCAAGCAGATGAAGCACCTGAGCATCATCCGGTCGCTGGACTCGAAGGAAGGCAACCACGACCGAGGCACGTACATGATGCATACCGGCTGGGCGCCCAACCCGACGGTGGTGCACGCGGGCTTCGGCTCCGTCTGCTCGTATGAGCTCGGCTCGAAGCTCGACAAGTTCGACCTGCCGCACTGCATCTCGATCAACTCGCCGGGCCAGAGCGCGGGCTTCCTGGGGATGGGCCACTCGCCATTCATGGTCCAGAACCCGACCGCACCCGTGGCCAATCTGAGACCCCCGGCCGGGGTCGACGCCGACCGGATGGGCCGACGGTTCGAGATGCTCAAGCTGGTGGAGAACAACTTCGCCAGCCAGCGCAGGGGTCAGGCGGCGATCGACCACAGGTCGGTCTACGACAAGACCTTCCGGATGATGAGCTCCCGCCACACCAAGTCGCTGAGCCTGGACAGCGAGACCGACGCGGTGAAGGAGCGGTACGGCAAGAATTCGTTCGGCGCCGGCTGCCTGATGGCCCGCAAGCTGGTCGAGACGGGCGTCACCTACGTCGAGGTCTCCCTGGGCGGCTGGGACACCCACCAGAATGCCTTCGAGACCCTTTCCGAGCGTCTGATGCCCGAGCTGGACAAGGGGATGGGCGCGCTGGTCGAGGACCTTGCGGCGTCGGGGATGCTGGAGAACACGATGGTCGTCTGGATGGGCGAGTTCGGCCGGACGCCCAGGATCAACCAGGACGGCGGCCGGGACCACTGGTCGCGCTCGTGGTCGATGGTGATGGGCGGCGGCGGCCTCAAGGGAGGCCAGGTCATCGGCTCCACCGACGCCGACGGCGTGGACGTGACCGACCGCCCCGTGGGCGTCATGGACGTCATCGCCACGATGACCAAGACCATGGGCATCAACCTGGCCACCGAGTACACCACCCCGCGCGGCCGGCCGATGAAGGTGGTCGACGGCGGGGCGCCGATCAAGGAACTAATCTGA